A region from the Salminus brasiliensis chromosome 22, fSalBra1.hap2, whole genome shotgun sequence genome encodes:
- the itga3b gene encoding integrin alpha-3b isoform X1 codes for MAPSALHLFLLAIYAVQSGCGFNIDVRFPVIKEGKTKGSFFGFSVAQHKQTENAKKYLLLAGAPREKAPSHLKVNETGAVYSCPITSDMTDCTRMELITSTDSTEMIEGMWLGVTVASQREQPGGRVLACGHRYVKIVRGGTEEQRRMVGKCYVRGNDLTFDSGDDWQTHPYEVCNPNFDMELEGMCNMGISGGMTKSDVYIGCTGSYLWQGNVHVTWRDTTPGYTWDYNDKDFGQQDKRNSYMGYSVTEEKKLLDRNKYTVVTGAPRDESRGSVTLAMKGTINLEVKITIPGEQVGSYFGSSIAVTDLNNDDWNDLIIGAPFYFDRYKEQGGAVYVIMNENGSFGNKKIVLKGIRGSAFGIAVAAVGDVNQDGFQDFAVGAPFHDSGKVYIWMGSKEGITKDPSQVIEGKSVGSNTFQTFGYSLSGGMDMDENKYPDILVGSLDDRIALLRARPVIHLSRNFTVEPKIVDPLQCKDACVTVKMCFAYTLSNGNRDFKNEISVKYTVEADRALRNPRVQFVDTKLNTYTGTLAFSSSTCQELRLSVNEQVKNKLDPVVFLLNVSLHEPIIMAQQSLPNLDAFPVLSSQPRVTEKAEINFQKECGSDNKCSSNLQVKAEFANEQQVLFPSDRKGQTMEYNNSIKKLTLLVEVTNLPEQGREAEDAHQAVLNITIPPTLKYSGWRPQDLDIVCSPNTTVICELGNPFKSNKKTTFQVIFETFITLYTDQIETQLQLSTLSEQSDLNPVSIVLNVQNKIVPSFSIEKPMVNTFFSGKVVGESAMNNTSDVGSLVEFVFKVSVTGEPLGEMGTLVVEFEWPYEVTNGKWLLYLTEILTNGTSEPRCFPAGIVNPLNLTLSEKNPKRSKRDLDANLPQTDAARTLLTPRKTHLLECSKQTAHCVTFSCPLRNMSTKAAVTVRARVWNTTMLEDYASTFRATVKGHVTLMLVTDKPTIKMDNQTIEFIVNIDPVPGEETPYNAPLWIYIVAGVAGIILLGIITLILWKCGFFKRAVYYKIMPKYHGVKIRKEDRYKFSRAFRPEHELNKKLWVTNWTEMQEYYY; via the exons ATGGCTCCCAGCGCTCTGCACTTGTTCCTATTAGCAATTTACGCCGTTCAGTCGGGCTGTGGATTTAACATTGACGTGCGTTTTCCGGTCATCAAGGAGGGAAAGACCAAGGGCagtttctttggtttttccgTGGCGCAACATAAACAGACTGAAAATGCAAAGAAGTACTT GCTCCTGGCTGGGGCTCCCAGAGAGAAAGCCCCATCCCATCTCAAAGTAAATGAGACTGGAGCTGTATACTCCTGCCCCATTACATCTGACATGACAGACTGCACCAGAATGGAGCTTATCACTTCAA CGGACTCAACAGAGATGATAGAGGGCATGTGGCTGGGGGTGACTGTAGCCAGTCAGAGAGAGCAGCCTGGTGGAAGAGTGCTG GCATGTGGTCACCGCTATGTCAAAATAGTGCGAGGTGGAACAGAAGAGCAGCGGAGAATGGTGGGCAAGTGCTATGTCCGGGGAAATGACTTGACCTTTGACAGTGGCGACGACTGGCAGACCCACCCGTATGAGGTCTGCAATCCCAACTTTGACATGGAGCTGGAGGGGATGTGCAACATGGGCATCTCTGGGGGCATGACAAAAAGTGATGTATACATTGGTTGCACTGGCAGCTATCTGTGGCAGG GTAATGTCCATGTAACATGGAGAGACACGACCCCAGGGTACACCTGGGATTACAACGACAAAGACTTTGGGCAGCAGGACAAGCGAAACAGCTACATGG GATACTCTGTTACTGAAGAGAAGAAATTATTGGACAGAAATAAGTACACAGTGGTCACAGGGGCTCCCAGAGATGAGTCAAGAGGGTCTGTCACGCTTGCAATGAAAGGAACGATCAACCTTGAGGTCAAGATTACAATTCCAGGGGAGCAAGTGGGCTCTTACTTTGGGAGTAGCATAGCAGTGACGGACCTCAACAATGATGA CTGGAATGACCTGATCATTGGAGCACCATTCTATTTCGACCGCTACAAGGAGCAAGGTGGAGCCGTGTATGTCATCATGAATGAGAACGGATCATTCGGGAACAAAAAGATAGTCCTAAAGGGCATCAGGGGTTCAGCATTTGGAATCGCTGTGGCAGCTGTAGGAGATGTCAATCAGGATGGATTCCAAG ACTTTGCAGTAGGAGCTCCTTTTCATGATTCTGGAAAGGTATATATATGGATGGGGAGCAAAGAAGGAATAACGAAGGACCCCAGTCAG gTTATTGAAGGGAAGTCTGTGGGCTCCAATACATTCCAGACATTCGGTTATTCTCTCAGTGGAGGCATGGACATGGATGAAAACAAATACCCTGACATTTTGGTTGGCTCTCTTGATGACCGTATAGCCCTTCTGAG ggcACGTCCAGTCATTCATTTATCCAGAAATTTTACAGTAGAGCCAAAGATTGTTGACCCCCTTCAGTGCAAGGATGCTTG TGTGACAGTAAAGATGTGCTTTGCCTATACACTGAGCAATGGAAACCGTGACTTCAAGAATGAGATTT CTGTGAAATACACTGTAGAAGCTGATCGTGCTCTGCGGAACCCAAGGGTCCAGTTTGTTGACACCAAACTGAACACATACACAGGCACCTTGgctttctcctcctccacctgcCAGGAGCTCAGACTGAGTGTGAAT GAGCAAGTGAAGAACAAGCTGGATCCAGTTGTATTTCTGCTGAATGTGTCCCTACATGAGCCCATAATCATGGCCCAGCAGTCCCTGCCGAACCTGGACGCTTTTCCTGTGCTGAGCAGCCAGCCAAGGGTGACTGAGAAAGCTGAG ATCAACTTTCAGAAGGAGTGTGGTTCTGATAACAAATGCAGCAGTAATTTGCAGGTGAAGGCAGAGTTTGCAAATGAACAGCAAGTACTCTTCCCCAG TGATAGAAAAGGTCAGACAATGGAGTACAACAACAGTATTAAAAAGCTGACTTTGCTGGTGGAGGTGACCAATCTACCAGAGCAGGGCAGGGAGGCAGAGGATGCTCATCAGGCCGTTCTCAACATCACCATCCCTCCGACACTGAAGTATTCTGGCTGGCGCCCACAG GACCTAGACATAGTATGCAGTCCCAACACAACTGTGATCTGTGAGTTAGGGAATCCGTTTAAGAGTAACAAAAAA ACCACTTTTCAGGTTATATTTGAAACTTTTATAACCCTTTACACTGATCAGATCGAGACACAACTCCAGCTGTCTAC TCTTAGTGAACAGAGTGATCTCAACCCTGTGTCCATCGTCCTCAACGTGCAGAATAAAATCGTCCCTTCCTTCTCCAT AGAAAAGCCAATGGTGAACACTTTTTTCAGTGGCAAAGTTGTGGGTGAATCTGCCATGAACAACACAAGTGACGTGGGGAGTCTAGTGGAGTTTGTATTTAAA GTGAGTGTGACTGGTGAACCGTTGGGAGAGATGGGCACTCTGGTTGTGGAGTTTGAGTGGCCATATGAGGTGACGAATGGAAAATGGCTGCTGTATTTAACAGAGATCTTGACCAATGGGACATCTGAGCCACGCTGTTTTCCGGCTGGAATAGTCAACCCACTCAACCTCACA TTGTCAGAAAAGAATCCCAAACGCAGTAAGCGAGACTTGGATGCTAACCTGCCCCAGACAGATGCAGCTAGGACCCTCCTCACTCCCCGCAAGACCCACCTACTG GAGTGCTCTAAGCAAACAGCTCACTGTGTGACCTTCTCCTGCCCCCTGAGAAACATGTCCACCAAGGCTGCGGTCACCGTCAGGGCACGAGTATGGAACACCACCATGCTGGAG gACTATGCCAGCACTTTTCGAGCGACTGTAAAAGGACATGTCACGCTGATGCTGGTGACCGATAAACCTACTATAAAAATGGACAACCAAACCATAGAG TTTATAGTCAACATTGATCCTGTGCCAGGGGAAGAGACACCATATAATGCTCCTCTCTGGATCTACATTGTCGCAGGTGTAGCAGGAATCATTTTACTAGGCATCATCACCCTAATACTATGGAAG TGTGGCTTTTTTAAGAGGGCTGTCTACTACAAGATCATGCCTAAGTACCACGGAGTGAAAATACGCAAAGAAGACAGGTACAAGTTTAGCAGAGCCTTCCGGCCTGAGCACGAGCTCAACAAAAAACTCTGGGTCACCAACTGGACAGAAATGCAAGAATATTACTACTGA
- the itga3b gene encoding integrin alpha-3b isoform X2: MAPSALHLFLLAIYAVQSGCGFNIDVRFPVIKEGKTKGSFFGFSVAQHKQTENAKKYLLLAGAPREKAPSHLKVNETGAVYSCPITSDMTDCTRMELITSTDSTEMIEGMWLGVTVASQREQPGGRVLACGHRYVKIVRGGTEEQRRMVGKCYVRGNDLTFDSGDDWQTHPYEVCNPNFDMELEGMCNMGISGGMTKSDVYIGCTGSYLWQGNVHVTWRDTTPGYTWDYNDKDFGQQDKRNSYMGYSVTEEKKLLDRNKYTVVTGAPRDESRGSVTLAMKGTINLEVKITIPGEQVGSYFGSSIAVTDLNNDDWNDLIIGAPFYFDRYKEQGGAVYVIMNENGSFGNKKIVLKGIRGSAFGIAVAAVGDVNQDGFQDFAVGAPFHDSGKVYIWMGSKEGITKDPSQVIEGKSVGSNTFQTFGYSLSGGMDMDENKYPDILVGSLDDRIALLRARPVIHLSRNFTVEPKIVDPLQCKDACVTVKMCFAYTLSNGNRDFKNEISVKYTVEADRALRNPRVQFVDTKLNTYTGTLAFSSSTCQELRLSVNEQVKNKLDPVVFLLNVSLHEPIIMAQQSLPNLDAFPVLSSQPRVTEKAEINFQKECGSDNKCSSNLQVKAEFANEQQVLFPREKPMVNTFFSGKVVGESAMNNTSDVGSLVEFVFKVSVTGEPLGEMGTLVVEFEWPYEVTNGKWLLYLTEILTNGTSEPRCFPAGIVNPLNLTLSEKNPKRSKRDLDANLPQTDAARTLLTPRKTHLLECSKQTAHCVTFSCPLRNMSTKAAVTVRARVWNTTMLEDYASTFRATVKGHVTLMLVTDKPTIKMDNQTIEFIVNIDPVPGEETPYNAPLWIYIVAGVAGIILLGIITLILWKCGFFKRAVYYKIMPKYHGVKIRKEDRYKFSRAFRPEHELNKKLWVTNWTEMQEYYY; the protein is encoded by the exons ATGGCTCCCAGCGCTCTGCACTTGTTCCTATTAGCAATTTACGCCGTTCAGTCGGGCTGTGGATTTAACATTGACGTGCGTTTTCCGGTCATCAAGGAGGGAAAGACCAAGGGCagtttctttggtttttccgTGGCGCAACATAAACAGACTGAAAATGCAAAGAAGTACTT GCTCCTGGCTGGGGCTCCCAGAGAGAAAGCCCCATCCCATCTCAAAGTAAATGAGACTGGAGCTGTATACTCCTGCCCCATTACATCTGACATGACAGACTGCACCAGAATGGAGCTTATCACTTCAA CGGACTCAACAGAGATGATAGAGGGCATGTGGCTGGGGGTGACTGTAGCCAGTCAGAGAGAGCAGCCTGGTGGAAGAGTGCTG GCATGTGGTCACCGCTATGTCAAAATAGTGCGAGGTGGAACAGAAGAGCAGCGGAGAATGGTGGGCAAGTGCTATGTCCGGGGAAATGACTTGACCTTTGACAGTGGCGACGACTGGCAGACCCACCCGTATGAGGTCTGCAATCCCAACTTTGACATGGAGCTGGAGGGGATGTGCAACATGGGCATCTCTGGGGGCATGACAAAAAGTGATGTATACATTGGTTGCACTGGCAGCTATCTGTGGCAGG GTAATGTCCATGTAACATGGAGAGACACGACCCCAGGGTACACCTGGGATTACAACGACAAAGACTTTGGGCAGCAGGACAAGCGAAACAGCTACATGG GATACTCTGTTACTGAAGAGAAGAAATTATTGGACAGAAATAAGTACACAGTGGTCACAGGGGCTCCCAGAGATGAGTCAAGAGGGTCTGTCACGCTTGCAATGAAAGGAACGATCAACCTTGAGGTCAAGATTACAATTCCAGGGGAGCAAGTGGGCTCTTACTTTGGGAGTAGCATAGCAGTGACGGACCTCAACAATGATGA CTGGAATGACCTGATCATTGGAGCACCATTCTATTTCGACCGCTACAAGGAGCAAGGTGGAGCCGTGTATGTCATCATGAATGAGAACGGATCATTCGGGAACAAAAAGATAGTCCTAAAGGGCATCAGGGGTTCAGCATTTGGAATCGCTGTGGCAGCTGTAGGAGATGTCAATCAGGATGGATTCCAAG ACTTTGCAGTAGGAGCTCCTTTTCATGATTCTGGAAAGGTATATATATGGATGGGGAGCAAAGAAGGAATAACGAAGGACCCCAGTCAG gTTATTGAAGGGAAGTCTGTGGGCTCCAATACATTCCAGACATTCGGTTATTCTCTCAGTGGAGGCATGGACATGGATGAAAACAAATACCCTGACATTTTGGTTGGCTCTCTTGATGACCGTATAGCCCTTCTGAG ggcACGTCCAGTCATTCATTTATCCAGAAATTTTACAGTAGAGCCAAAGATTGTTGACCCCCTTCAGTGCAAGGATGCTTG TGTGACAGTAAAGATGTGCTTTGCCTATACACTGAGCAATGGAAACCGTGACTTCAAGAATGAGATTT CTGTGAAATACACTGTAGAAGCTGATCGTGCTCTGCGGAACCCAAGGGTCCAGTTTGTTGACACCAAACTGAACACATACACAGGCACCTTGgctttctcctcctccacctgcCAGGAGCTCAGACTGAGTGTGAAT GAGCAAGTGAAGAACAAGCTGGATCCAGTTGTATTTCTGCTGAATGTGTCCCTACATGAGCCCATAATCATGGCCCAGCAGTCCCTGCCGAACCTGGACGCTTTTCCTGTGCTGAGCAGCCAGCCAAGGGTGACTGAGAAAGCTGAG ATCAACTTTCAGAAGGAGTGTGGTTCTGATAACAAATGCAGCAGTAATTTGCAGGTGAAGGCAGAGTTTGCAAATGAACAGCAAGTACTCTTCCCCAG AGAAAAGCCAATGGTGAACACTTTTTTCAGTGGCAAAGTTGTGGGTGAATCTGCCATGAACAACACAAGTGACGTGGGGAGTCTAGTGGAGTTTGTATTTAAA GTGAGTGTGACTGGTGAACCGTTGGGAGAGATGGGCACTCTGGTTGTGGAGTTTGAGTGGCCATATGAGGTGACGAATGGAAAATGGCTGCTGTATTTAACAGAGATCTTGACCAATGGGACATCTGAGCCACGCTGTTTTCCGGCTGGAATAGTCAACCCACTCAACCTCACA TTGTCAGAAAAGAATCCCAAACGCAGTAAGCGAGACTTGGATGCTAACCTGCCCCAGACAGATGCAGCTAGGACCCTCCTCACTCCCCGCAAGACCCACCTACTG GAGTGCTCTAAGCAAACAGCTCACTGTGTGACCTTCTCCTGCCCCCTGAGAAACATGTCCACCAAGGCTGCGGTCACCGTCAGGGCACGAGTATGGAACACCACCATGCTGGAG gACTATGCCAGCACTTTTCGAGCGACTGTAAAAGGACATGTCACGCTGATGCTGGTGACCGATAAACCTACTATAAAAATGGACAACCAAACCATAGAG TTTATAGTCAACATTGATCCTGTGCCAGGGGAAGAGACACCATATAATGCTCCTCTCTGGATCTACATTGTCGCAGGTGTAGCAGGAATCATTTTACTAGGCATCATCACCCTAATACTATGGAAG TGTGGCTTTTTTAAGAGGGCTGTCTACTACAAGATCATGCCTAAGTACCACGGAGTGAAAATACGCAAAGAAGACAGGTACAAGTTTAGCAGAGCCTTCCGGCCTGAGCACGAGCTCAACAAAAAACTCTGGGTCACCAACTGGACAGAAATGCAAGAATATTACTACTGA